Proteins from a single region of Candidatus Tumulicola sp.:
- the minE gene encoding cell division topological specificity factor MinE produces the protein MLDFITRFFRREEASGSQAKERLRLVLMSDRVSLAPEIFDAMKGEMISVVRRYLDIDEGGLDVHFESAERRFMLLANIPVLSIRPKPNGDGHAALVSEKMPRRRRRRRKPQVAPDAETPSVEPDAPVEPDTSL, from the coding sequence ATGTTGGATTTCATCACGAGGTTCTTCCGGCGCGAAGAAGCCAGCGGCAGCCAGGCCAAGGAGCGGCTGCGTTTGGTGCTGATGTCGGACCGCGTGTCCCTGGCTCCGGAGATCTTCGACGCGATGAAGGGTGAGATGATCTCGGTCGTGCGCCGCTACCTGGATATCGATGAGGGCGGCTTGGACGTGCATTTTGAAAGCGCCGAGCGGCGCTTCATGCTGCTGGCCAACATCCCGGTGCTCAGCATCCGTCCGAAACCCAATGGGGATGGACACGCAGCGCTCGTCTCAGAGAAGATGCCTCGGCGCCGCCGCCGGCGCCGCAAGCCGCAGGTCGCGCCTGACGCGGAAACGCCATCGGTAGAGCCGGACGCGCCCGTGGAGCCGGACACGTCCTTGTAG